The sequence CCAACGGCCTCCAGGGCGGAACTAATCCTGGTCGATATCCGCCCGTAATTATCGACATGCTCGGCATCTGTGTCGATATGTCGATACTGATCCTGTAGTGAGGACGCATACCGCATGATCTGGCACAACTCTACGCTCTGCAATTCAAAACCAAGCAAATTACAATACGATTCAATATCATGCAGTAGAGGATGACGGACGTATTAGTCATATAAAATATGAAGTACATACCAGGGCGTGCAACGCATCGGTCCGGCCGTGGTAACCTGCAGGTGGAGCCTGATGACCAGGATCCTGTACGAACTTCACCGTCTTACTCCAATACCATGGCATATAATCGACATCCGTCGTGGGCTCATCTGTGGGGATACCCCAAACCACACTAGCGGCTCGAGCTTCCCACTCCTCAACGTAATCTGCATGGTCTCGCGCCCAATTCCTGGGGTGTCCTGACCTCTTAAGTCTGTGCAATCTTCCTATCTCGGTCGCATGAAGGGGCGCGGGAGGAGTAAATTGGGTGCAACCAAACTGTCGCATCACCCTATCGGGGTAGTGAGCCTCGACGACGAAGTAGAAGTGAAGGGCTGTCCTGGACCTCCAAATGTTCACACCCTAACGACATCCATCAGGTAGAGACTCCATATGGGCAGTGTATGGCGTCCATTCGAACTGTATGGAAAATGACCAAATCAGttgttagaaatatattaaacaatttcAGAAGTCCATTATTGTAGGGTACATGTGAATTGTAAGACTACATACCTGGGACGGAGTCATCAAGGAGAGCTGGTCCCTACATGCGAGGAGGACATGACTGGTAACAGTGGTCCTGGACAACGGTCTAGTCCACCTGCATTAGAACATATTTAAATTCAAAATCGTTGTTAGAAATAATCTATTAAGTAAGTTTACAACATCTGTACAGATGCGAACTTACCGTGCGGCGAAAGGGGCGCCCTGTGGCTCCAAATAACCTGCACCAAATCTCGGTCTAACCTTCCGTATCCTCGACCATGCCCAAGACTGCACAAGCAGACCGCACATGTTTGCGGAAGTCTCTCCTGACCGGGCTGAGTGGCACAGTGCGCGGTATGTATACGCCAGAACGGCGCTGCCCCAACTCAACGAAGCGCAACGCTTCGGATCCTCCAGCAGCTGCAGCAGGAAAAGATCAATCTTGTTCTGGCTCTTATCCGAGAAAAAGCAGCCAGCCAACAAGATCGCGACGTGACATCGCGCCCTCTGTAGGGCCTCCTCGGCTGAAATCTGTACGTGTCTCCTGTGGCGGATCAGGTGGTCCTTAATGCTCGAAAGTCGAATCGCGGTCCTACCATCCCTCTCCGGAACAAACCCCAAAAGCCCATGAAGGTAGCCGGGCATGTCGTCGTCGCTGGGATACGACTCTCTGCCAGTAACTGGCAAACCATCCGTACGTAGACCGAGTAATACCTCAACATCCTCGAGCGTGATGGTGGCCTCGCCGACGCATAGGTGGAAACTGTGAGTTTCCTGCCTCCAACGCTCCACAAGTGCTGTCAGGAGATGATGGTCATACTCCATATAACCGATGGTCGAAACTAAACCAAAACCCATCATCTCTATAAATTCGTCCACCCGAGGTATGTAGATTTCTTCCCTCCTAGTCTCCCAAAAAAAATGCATCTGAACGCCGTACAAATAGCGCCCTCTCGCACTGCTCGTCGGATGCATAGATATGCAGCGATCTATGCTGCGGCTGGAACCATAATAGATCATCCTCCCTAGGTCCCTGAGGCATCCATGAAGATCTCTCAGCCATAATCTGCGAAAAATAAAATTGACAATTAATTACGATTAATGAACAAATACGAAACAGAAAATTccaacatattttttaattaatttttaatatttatttaaaatagattattaattacatatatttcaactaattaaattgttaattaagtatatttttaaatgTAAACTCTAAACATTTGAAATTATTTATTTGGTCAAAAAGTGAATATTTAAATCGAACCGAAAAATcggaccgaaaaccgaaccgataaaCCTAACCCAAAAAATCTGTCCAAAAATTCGGACCGAAAAACCGAACCCAAACAAATCGAACCGAAAATTCGAACCGATAAATCAAATCGAACCCATTGTATAAACCAAACCGAATAACCATTAAAATTACgacatatatataataccaaaaataCCAACAATTTCGTCACGAAACTGTAATCGGAAAAATTGAAACGTCAAAACCACCAACCACTCAACAACACACAAATCTAATTCGAGAACTTTTTCTACATTACACAATTTTCACAAAAATAATAACTAAACTAACAATATAAGTTAAATTGGGTCGAAATTTATAAAAAAATTACCTCGATATAAGTATATGTCCGTGTAGTATGATGAAATCGCCGGAATATATGAGGAAGTCGCCGGATTATGTGGGGAAGTCGCCAGATTTTTGAGGAAGAAGGAAAGAAATCGCCACGGAGAAGAAGGGAAGGGAAGAAGTCGCCGGATCTGGTTTATACAGGTTACTCCCGGGAATGGGAAACCCGGGTACAGCTATTCCCGGGAATGGGAGACCCGGGTCAAGGGGGGCACGCATGTTTGCCACGTGTCACGCTCCCCTTGTCCCGTGAATGGTAAACCCGGGATGACTCTCTGATCCCGTGAATGGGAAACTCGGGAGTTGACTCCCCGTAATGACAATCTCGGGATTAACTAATCCTGTAATTAACGTTAACTACCCGGGTTTCGTAAACCCGGGAGTAGTATTTTCGTCCACCTCCGGCCGAAATCTCATtattccggccaccatttaaaaaaaaattatacaattATAATTTCCCGCCAATTCCGGTCCCGCATATCGTGGTGGTGGATTCTTCACACGAACCATAATGTTTCCAGGTTTTTATTAACAGGAGATGATGGAGgaacatgaaatcagactatatatGATCGGAAATACGATCAAAAACTTAGAGAGAGAAACCACAATGTATAAAAGCTTGTGTAAGTGTTTATTGTTGATTCTCCAACAATCAGTTGTTACAAGCCTTGGTTTACTATCATGTACAGTTGAAACAGAGTCATAACAATTAAATATATGGGTATATCACACATCGACCACTCACCAAATCTGATATCAATCGAGAATTCACTATCTTTTTGATAAAGCTCGTAGACTTTCAAGACTAACAAACTCGTGGAAGGATTCCAACGTGTTTTTTCAGTTAGACTCAGCGACTCAGTTTGTTAAGGTGAGCCGAAAAAGACGACTCACTCAGTTGTGAAACAGTGTCGTGCCACCTGGAAGTTGAGACATATGGGCTTAGGCTTTATTCAGGTGTTTGATCCGTTTTGCTTTAGCTCGGCCCAATTTCGTTTTCTCAATTGAAGCCGTTAGAATTCGAAGCCGTTTTCGCAATTGATCATCGGAATCATATTAATTATATAAGTTTCTAATAATTTCAGTCTGATTTTATGAGATCAACGTCGTTGTTCGATCGATTAACTCAGGATAATATAATCAAACaaatattttagtattatatacacCATGATATAGAAATTTGTACCTAGTACTTTAGCCCAATCAATTGCCTAACCTGCAAGATTTTTACGATAATTTTGTTTGTCCTCGTAGGATTACTATAAATTAGTTGCCGCTCAGTGGTTATGACATTAGATGCATTGTTTTTGCCCCCTTGTAAGGGGTCATGGGTTCCCAcaattatttttagttttataagaaAAGAAAAATATTACTCCGTAATCAACATGCATATTTACATATTACTATTCAAACATTCCTACGACCTAAAATATTCACGACACAAACATTTATTTCTTTTAAAACAAAAATCATAAGTTAAAATCGTAAGTTCTTtagtaaatttttaaattaaatcaaCGTTATAGATTAGTTATAGATTATGTAgtcaatttattatttattttcttCCCTTTTCATGTAAAATAAGAGTTATGTATAATTTTTTTTCCATTTAATTATCGGTCCGGTCCTACATGATTCTCAATCATGTATATGTATCTACCCAAATTATgtcatttttatataaaatatatatgaaaAATGAGAAGTGTTTTGGACGGAGTACTTTATAGTCGGAAGACcgataaaaataatacaactttttatacaAGTCACATGGTTAAATGCCCGTAGCCCTATACAATCGTCTCCGTTCAATTCGAAAAGATGGACTAGCcatgtgtgagagagagagagggaaTTTCCTCAAAGTCTATTTTCGATTTTTACCTGAAATAAAGAGGCCACGAACCAACAAGAAACAATATCCCAACTCTGGTGTGACATGAATGTGATGCAATTAAGTCCCAACGCAAGTCTACTAGCAAGTCCCAACCGCGAATTCAAGTGATTGTTGGTGGTGTCACATATGATGGTGCAAAAATTCACATAAACAGTTGAATTTGCCTTTCCCGAATCGAGCCATTTGTGGCATTAATATTCCGATTTTTCTTTCCATAGATTATATGATATGATTTTCAAAAGATCATTTGGAATGTCTTTGAGAACAATTTCTCTAGACCATATAAACTTTTGGGTACGTTGAGAAGATGCCATTTAGGACGTTAGTTTCTTATGCATCAAAAGAATGCTCTACAATTGCATCAACCATATGACTCATCTTAGCCATCTCCATGCATAACTCCCTACCGTTTGGATATTTAGTTTGAAGGAAGGAAGGAGATCTCGTAGACAAAATATTAATTTGTGGGGTTTCATTCCACGAATTCAAATGATAGTCATGTGTCCAAATGGTCCTGACCTTTTATTTTGATGATgagaatattattaattaatattcaaAGAAAAATACAAACTGGAGGAATTTCGCTATAAAAATTAAATCGAATCAATAGAAAACCATATACACCTTCATATAATGGAAAAATGACCCAACCAACTCAATCACTTCACAAAAATAACATTAAATCCAAAGAGCGGAAAAAAATCAACAGGTTACATTCAAAGAAAGAAATTAGATGGATCAACAATTGTCAATGTTAGAAACAAAAGTCGAAAATAGTTGTCACTACATACCACAAACAATAGACCTAGAACAACTGAGCGTTAGCTCAATAACAAATGTAACCCCATTCCATTTCATAGAAATGCAATCCGACCAAAAAGAAGTCTGTCTAGACTAGGAATTAACTGTCGGATTGTTGCCACTACCTTCGATGGTAGACCTAGAGGAAACAAGATTTTCACCgaaggacaattaaaatgaaaataaagacaAGAACACCTAAAGGTAACATGACAAATGAATCGACACACCAAATATCAGATCCAAACAGCAAGCTAGCATGACTGGGTAGAGGAGGCAACCGAAGCCGCACGACGTCAAAAGAGGGGAGGACACCAACCGATCTGAAAGGAGGAGAAGGGCAGCAACCACCCCGAAAAACACCCAAGACACATAGAACTAGACTGCCGGAGGAAGACTGGCAACAAATAAGATCCAGAGAGGGGCGACGAACAAGATACAGAGAGAGAAGATGACGGCGGGGAACATGACTAGAACCAGCTGCAACGGCGGAAAGGAGGAGCAGATCCTAAAAGCAAGAAACATTCTCCTTGACATAGATTTGTTTGAAATGAGTCTTGTATGATTTCCATTTTCGAGCGGTGTAGAGAGTATACAATTACTCATGTGTTATTCGATCGATCAAAACTAGTTTCATATTAATCTCAACGTCATATGAAGTAATTAACAATAGACATTAAGTAAACTCAAACATCCTTTTGTACGTAATTTGCATTTGTATATTCCAAGATTAACGATACATATCGTCTGTACGTACCGTACGTCGCAATTCAGTCATTAAACAAACTAAATTTAATTACATGAATAATGCAAGTCTCAAACCAcacatatatattgaaaataaaatGATCAATAAGCTCACTTTGTGATGATTAAAGGTAATGCAAATTATTGTTGAAAATAAGTTACTCAAAATAAATTCGAAGGTCGTAAAGGAACATCTCGTGAGATCTAATATTTTTCTCATTCTACAAATATGGGTGACAGATAGCGCAAGGTGAAATACTTGTACTTGATTGTAGCAAACTAATTTTTGCATCATGATGATAATGAAGACTGCTATACTTTGcccataaaattattattattattattttattttttttacctccTTGACTAATAAAAACCGAAAATATTTTTTACAAAGTATAGGCAATAGCGGATACATGAATTTTTGTCCCAGGGGTATATAAATATAGAATATCAATGagagtttgaatttttttttcttaacatGTTATGTAATTTCACTCAGGGACAGATGTGGGGTTGAAAGTTTGATAGCGTCGATGAACAACAATTAATTTTAAATCTCTATAATTAGGATGATCAAGAGAACTTTAAGATCTGGGCAAGTAGATTTATTTGTGTTAAATTCAATCGAACATATTTtgtatataatatttttaaaaaaagttTGTCGCACCGCCAATTTTTTATAATTACACATAAGAATCAGTAACTCATCAAAAGTTGACATAATACAATTGTTCAAAGTATTTTAAGCAAACATCTTTAATTAAAAAATATTCATACTATTTTAAACATACTTGATACTTGATTATAGTTTATATCAATATATTTTAAACAATATCGGATAACATCTTTGGgagttgttatttttattataaagacTTATTTCTTTCGGTCCACTTCAAGTGTCGTTTAATAAAATGAAAGTTGCGAATTAAGATAGAAAAGATTATATATTTGTCCTTATTTATTATtccaaaattataaatatttattaaaatagaatAATATATTAAAATCAATGCAAGAAAAAAAGTGAAAAACTAgctcaaatatatatttatttaataaaataatatttggAGTGGATCAAAACAATTTTTATTACACGATACTTAAAATGAATAAAAAAGAATATAACGTAGGGTATTTCTATTTTCAGTCGACTTTTACTATTGCATAgggattttatattatattatatgaaaaGATCATACTTTTCCGTACACTTGGGTTTAGAAGTTGTTGTCTCGTCATTGCTTCAATGATTATAGAATTCTGGGACTGATAACCATTGATAGAGTACCTAATGTGACATATACGTCACtatttatttaaaactaaaaacAATCAAAAACAGATACTAATGTATGCATTAGGCTCTTTACATccattgaaattgaaattgaagttGGAGCTCTAGGTCTGGTGATCGACTTGCACACCTCCGGAAATCCTCGTAGTTGACGATGTTTCCTTGTTTGGCATGTCTAATCTCATAGCTTTTCAAGTGATGAAGCCAATTTAGATTCGACTCCTCGTATTCAATTTTCATTAGTTTCCCCCAAAATGTCTGCTATATTATATATACTATCAAGTCAAATTAAGCTCAATATTTTCACTAGTACATAATAATGAAATATTTCAGGAGTATATGTATGCATAATGTGCCTGCAAATAATATTTGTTGTCCTTGATGAACTTGTTGGACAGTCTTAGAGACATACTCTTTGGGTGTAAATACCAAAATAATCCCTTTAAAACCGACACGTCGTAGATCGCCAATCGTGCTGGAGTTAGTCTTACACAGTGGCGGAGCTAGAAAAAATTATTTATGGGATCAAAATTATATTAGTAAGATCATTAAAAGAGTTGACGGAAATTTTTCATGTGCTTATAATTTAATTATCTCATTTTTAATTAAATCGGTGAAATATACGTATATTGGATGAGTCTCAAAATTAGAGAATCAATTGATCTCTTAAGAAAATAGATGCATTGGATATTTTATAAGAAAATATAtcgaatagttttaaatttatactcaaaattaacaattaataattaaaattatatttttataaaaatttatgtgtGAACAATAAATAAATAGATGATCAAATAATTTTTTTTCCAAAATTTTAGAGGATCAATTAACCTCCTAATCATGTACTTAGCTCCGCCAGTGGTCTTACACACTTACCATCGGGATATGGGTGTCATAAAGGTGACTTCGACCAGGATATATCATTTCATCATAGTCATCCTTGACGATACTTAGATTTATATGCTCAATCACAATTGGTTCTGGTCCCGGGCGCATGACTTCAAATATTCCCTGCTCAATAACCTGGATAATCATAGAAGTAATAATTAGTCTATACAGGCTGTTCGTACACATTGATACTTCAAGACGTTCTTTCAGAGTGGAAACGCATGCACAAACCACATTGTTTCATTAGCTAGCGTCAATTCTTGTATGCACGTGTGTAAATTGTGAACTAAGGATGGAAAGTGATGGAGAAATTACACGCAAGATAATGCTATCTTTTTTTTATTTAACCATTTTTAAGACTTTTAAATGATAATGACTAAAATAGATGAAAAAAATTTTGAAGGACCAAAATATATATACTAAATACTTATTGAATCATAAACATAAATTGAAAACAATTAGACTAGTTTATACTGTAATTatgaatattttatatatattgaaaAGAATCAAACTAGCTTATACCCTTTCAAAAAAATCAAACTAATATTAGCCTGAccggtagctttgcacagatttagtTCAACCTTAACCGATTAGTTGTTGAATTGTTTTTGGGATTGGTTGGGTGGGATATTCATGGAAAGAGTATCCATGTTAGGAGTTTTTTGAGTCTCTTGTGATGTAGCAGAAATGCTAGAGGTATCGGATAAACAAGTTTGAGAAAACAGGGTTGCCATGGATCGATATTGAAATTACTTGCAAATAGAATTTAGAAGAGAAGGTTATAACAATTAATTATTTTTTCATTGAGCAAGGGAGAAGAGATGTTTAATTTATAATCTGTAATCTTTGCAATTTTGGTAAATCTCATTTGAAATAGTTTAATGTATACATTATATTTTTGCAAATGCATTTATGCTATGAGTGGTTTAAAAGGCTTGCCACTACGATATTCCAAATATACATATAGAAGTAAATATCACAAGTAATGATCGGTTACTATACATTAAAATGAATGGGAGATTTGATCTTAATTATGATTTATTTCCTTATTAAGTCACTATATTAAATTACTATTTCTAGCATTATTTTTACATTAGTTGAAAGTGAAAAGAATAACAATTGAGACTGGTGGGAGAAGTCATTTCTTAAAGGAACTGAAAGATTAAATTTTATAATCCTTACTGCCACATTAAGCACCAAATAAACATTAAAATTCAAATTTGAATTTTAATTTAATTGTCGGGACCAACAATGGACGCTCTAAATAAATGACCAAAAGCCCTTAATTTTTTTTTCCAACGAAGGCTATTTTGGACAAACTGTTGACGTGATTTAATGTGAATGAACCACTTTGTAGAATTTTTTTGTTATTATCTCTTCTTTATACACAAAGAAATTCACtcaaaaaggaaaaaaataaaataaaatataaaatcagATATTAGGATTTGATAAATTTAGTCCGaatttaaaataattatatatatgtattacttTCGTTTCAAAAtagatataaatttttatataaaaatttgtaTCTATTTTGGGACGGAAGTAGTATAATATATATAGGTTTAATTTGGTTTAGATGGATCGGTCTTGGTTCGAgccatatatgaataacttgtttgGAACTGTTTTGATTTTAATCCCATGGTCAGACACCAAAAGGTTGTGAAAGCTAACTAGCTAAGCTTAAAGCAGGGGACT comes from Rutidosis leptorrhynchoides isolate AG116_Rl617_1_P2 unplaced genomic scaffold, CSIRO_AGI_Rlap_v1 contig4, whole genome shotgun sequence and encodes:
- the LOC139883443 gene encoding serine/threonine-protein phosphatase 7 long form homolog, producing MGFGLVSTIGYMEYDHHLLTALVERWRQETHSFHLCVGEATITLEDVEVLLGLRTDGLPVTGRESYPSDDDMPGYLHGLLGFVPERDGRTAIRLSSIKDHLIRHRRHVQISAEEALQRARCHVAILLAGCFFSDKSQNKIDLFLLQLLEDPKRCASLSWGSAVLAYTYRALCHSARSGETSANMCGLLVQSWAWSRIRKVRPRFGAGYLEPQGAPFAARWTRPLSRTTVTSHVLLACRDQLSLMTPSQGVNIWRSRTALHFYFVVEAHYPDRVMRQFGCTQFTPPAPLHATEIGRLHRLKRSGHPRNWARDHADYVEEWEARAASVVWGIPTDEPTTDVDYMPWYWSKTVKFVQDPGHQAPPAGYHGRTDALHALSVELCQIMRYASSLQDQYRHIDTDAEHVDNYGRISTRISSALEAVGLPYRVDESDVVDEAVVYRNPSQNYNPP